From Streptomyces showdoensis, a single genomic window includes:
- a CDS encoding DUF4239 domain-containing protein: MSEWLVLTIAMAAACAVVLAIVVINHRRIPEDDDPSETPDVIEYMTMMIGVVYAIVLGLAIAGVWEARSAAQETVRQEAQALHEISARAEVYPVAVRERIRSDVDTYVRYVVEGEFPHMSEHGELSDEGTELLEKVRRSVTDYRPANDFEGQAYQPLVDQVAVADDARGARGQSAGDTMPGVVWFGLIIGALVTVGLIFTLQIRRTGKELLLAGLFSALIAFLLFLIWDFDAPFGRGIAATAAPFTDLFPQLTG; this comes from the coding sequence GTGTCCGAATGGCTCGTCCTGACCATCGCGATGGCCGCCGCGTGCGCCGTCGTCCTCGCCATCGTCGTCATCAACCACCGGAGGATTCCGGAGGACGACGACCCCAGCGAGACCCCTGACGTCATCGAGTACATGACGATGATGATCGGCGTGGTCTACGCGATCGTCCTCGGTCTCGCGATCGCCGGCGTCTGGGAGGCCCGCAGCGCCGCCCAGGAGACCGTGCGCCAGGAGGCGCAGGCGCTGCACGAGATCTCCGCGCGGGCCGAGGTGTACCCGGTCGCCGTGCGGGAGCGGATCCGCTCCGACGTCGACACGTACGTCCGGTACGTCGTCGAGGGCGAGTTCCCCCACATGTCGGAGCACGGCGAGCTCAGCGACGAGGGGACGGAGCTGCTGGAGAAGGTGCGCCGGAGCGTGACCGACTACCGGCCGGCCAACGACTTCGAGGGGCAGGCCTACCAGCCGCTGGTGGACCAGGTGGCCGTCGCCGACGACGCGCGCGGGGCCCGCGGGCAGAGCGCGGGGGACACGATGCCCGGGGTGGTCTGGTTCGGCCTGATCATCGGCGCCCTGGTGACCGTCGGCCTGATCTTCACGCTCCAGATCCGGCGCACCGGGAAGGAGTTGCTGCTCGCCGGCCTCTTCAGCGCGCTGATCGCCTTCCTGCTCTTCCTCATCTGGGACTTCGACGCCCCCTTCGGCAGGGGCATCGCCGCGACCGCCGCGCCGTTCACCGACCTGTTCCCGCAGCTCACCGGCTGA
- a CDS encoding class F sortase encodes MRTKDFSVLDAARRRQPWGALALVMLSGLAIMRNGVGFESGPPQPAAAARPVIRPVGPAPTAAAGMEPLPFAPASRIRIPALRVAAPIMDVGLDDNGWISAPPPQDANLAGWYQNGIAPGMRGTSVVVGHVDNQAGPAVFYGLGSLQKGQHVEVERFDGRIAVFEIYGVEVYAKNDFPVQVYADTGEPELRVITCGGGYSRAHGYDGNVVVYARMVDSR; translated from the coding sequence ATGAGGACCAAGGACTTCAGCGTCCTCGACGCGGCCAGGAGACGCCAACCCTGGGGAGCCCTGGCTCTGGTGATGCTGTCCGGCCTGGCGATAATGCGCAACGGCGTCGGCTTCGAATCGGGTCCCCCGCAGCCCGCCGCCGCGGCCCGTCCGGTCATCCGTCCCGTCGGCCCCGCTCCGACCGCGGCCGCCGGGATGGAGCCGCTGCCGTTCGCCCCGGCCTCCCGGATCCGCATCCCGGCCCTCCGCGTGGCCGCCCCGATCATGGACGTGGGCCTGGACGACAACGGGTGGATCAGCGCTCCCCCGCCGCAGGACGCCAACCTCGCCGGCTGGTACCAGAACGGCATCGCGCCGGGCATGCGCGGCACCTCCGTCGTCGTGGGCCATGTGGACAACCAGGCGGGCCCCGCCGTCTTCTACGGGCTCGGCTCCCTGCAGAAGGGCCAGCACGTCGAGGTCGAACGGTTCGACGGCCGGATCGCGGTCTTCGAGATCTACGGGGTCGAGGTCTACGCGAAGAACGACTTCCCCGTACAGGTCTACGCCGACACCGGCGAGCCCGAGCTCCGGGTGATCACCTGCGGCGGCGGCTACTCGCGGGCGCACGGCTACGACGGCAACGTGGTCGTCTACGCCCGCATGGTCGACTCGCGGTAG
- a CDS encoding polysaccharide deacetylase family protein has translation MKNDEKPVGRRSLLRLAAALGATATVGVFAADRMSGSEVGPAAGAAPPSPPARPAGAPGAQAQARLRPAAYRLQPMTGYAPPAFRRAVPPVRTRPFLHLTGVGRSMVLTFDDGPDPRYTPEILATLRRYGCRAMFFVCGEMAVDNQDLLKEMAADGHVVGNHSWSHPLIPKLRPSLIRRELGSTSEVIEQALGTPPLWYRAPYGAWNRLSFEIGAELGMEPMAWTVDTLDWKEPPADSIVRRVLDGAGPGVVVLNHDAGGDRSRSVAALKRYLPELLDAGYSITVPRR, from the coding sequence ATGAAAAACGATGAGAAGCCCGTGGGGCGGCGCTCGCTGCTGAGGCTCGCCGCCGCGCTCGGGGCCACGGCCACGGTCGGGGTCTTCGCGGCGGACCGCATGAGCGGCTCCGAAGTCGGCCCCGCCGCAGGGGCGGCACCCCCGTCACCCCCGGCGCGTCCGGCCGGCGCGCCGGGGGCACAGGCACAGGCCCGGCTGCGGCCCGCCGCCTACCGCCTCCAGCCGATGACCGGCTACGCGCCCCCCGCCTTCCGGCGGGCGGTCCCGCCGGTGCGCACCCGGCCCTTCCTCCACCTGACCGGCGTCGGCCGCTCGATGGTGCTCACCTTCGACGACGGTCCCGACCCCCGCTACACCCCGGAGATCCTCGCCACCCTGCGCCGGTACGGCTGCCGGGCGATGTTCTTCGTCTGCGGCGAGATGGCTGTCGACAACCAGGACCTGCTCAAGGAGATGGCCGCGGACGGGCACGTGGTCGGCAACCACTCCTGGTCCCACCCGCTCATCCCGAAGCTGCGGCCCTCCCTCATCCGCCGGGAGCTCGGCTCCACCAGCGAGGTGATCGAACAGGCCCTCGGCACCCCGCCGCTCTGGTACCGGGCCCCCTACGGGGCGTGGAACCGGCTCTCGTTCGAGATCGGCGCCGAGCTGGGGATGGAGCCGATGGCCTGGACCGTCGACACCCTGGACTGGAAGGAGCCGCCCGCCGACTCCATCGTGCGCCGGGTCCTGGACGGAGCCGGGCCCGGGGTCGTCGTGCTGAACCACGACGCGGGCGGCGACCGTTCGCGCAGCGTGGCCGCGCTCAAGCGCTATCTGCCCGAACTCCTCGACGCGGGCTACAGCATCACCGTCCCGCGCCGCTGA
- a CDS encoding universal stress protein codes for MSGFERGTDGPKVILAGVDGSESSLRAASYAAGLARRQNALLALVYVQPLVPVGAALGAPVAGTTEEIAEGLVTEIREAMERVKGIWQVRWEFHTFRGDPYAGLVAAADELRADAVVVGVSESAGHRFVGSVAVRLVKAGRWPVTVVP; via the coding sequence GTGAGTGGTTTCGAACGAGGTACCGACGGCCCGAAGGTGATCCTGGCCGGGGTGGACGGCTCCGAGTCCTCCCTGCGCGCCGCCTCCTACGCGGCCGGCCTGGCCCGGCGGCAGAACGCCCTGCTGGCCCTGGTCTACGTGCAGCCGCTGGTCCCGGTGGGGGCGGCGCTGGGCGCGCCGGTCGCCGGGACCACGGAGGAGATCGCCGAGGGCCTGGTGACCGAGATCCGCGAGGCGATGGAGCGGGTCAAGGGGATCTGGCAGGTGCGCTGGGAGTTCCACACCTTCCGCGGGGACCCGTACGCGGGCCTGGTCGCCGCCGCCGACGAGCTCAGGGCGGACGCGGTGGTCGTGGGCGTCTCGGAGTCGGCCGGGCACCGTTTCGTCGGCTCGGTCGCGGTGCGCCTGGTCAAGGCGGGCCGCTGGCCGGTGACCGTGGTGCCCTAG